The Magnolia sinica isolate HGM2019 chromosome 3, MsV1, whole genome shotgun sequence genome includes the window ggccgaactctccaacagagaagaataaaaatcaatacgaagagggtaactgacctgaactgggaaagtaacagtctcgccctcaggtccatggatcgtcactgatctagcttcacaatcaatctcagctcgcatcctcgtgagccaatccatacccataataacatcgtagtgataaagaggtgcgactagcaaatcaacacggatcgatccacttcccagatcgaccaaacaatccatacaacacttgcccaaagtagaggaaatcctcgtagcggtagtaagcgtcactccttgcataggaacagatctcaaacccaaacgcctaactgccgcataagatataagagaagtagtggaccctgtattcaCTAACACAGAAaggggaataccttcaatgtgcgctgtcacctcaaaggacctcggcactaagtcagacataggcgcttcagctgaaagcgcatgaacttgaGCCTGTTGTTGACGATTcaacggaggaaccatgggccactgaggtggcttgaaaccaggaactgcaggtctgaaggatggatgagctggcgctgatcgaagaggaggaggagaaataacctgaggcatcggacgactaaccctctgcggtggagtaaaaccaccggctcgcatacgggagaataaaaaacggtccaagtgccccacctttccacaataggaacatcgaagatcagctctcatctgctgagtgagcggcgctgaacgcctaggaggagaatttgCTCGCGGCCttttgccgaggaaaggtgcaccctggaaatccggtcgcggcctcagaaccatcggtgctcgcatgcgggacgctctatctccgtcctgctctgctctcaaggacatgctcaccagctccgcatacgaagaaatgctagcactgttcgggccttttatgccaacattctggagccttcgctggagcctctgcagttcaagattccttgtggtagcggtcatgcgggtatcgtcgatgttgctttgatatcccgcctcttgaaggtgccacttggtgaagtgcatgccagcgagaagaatgtggacagtgtgcgcgagagggatcgtcgcacccgatccttgtgtggttatctggtcaaatggcagccgaataggagtcttctggcttccttcatgatggacgacttctgtttgcttcaccacatctttacgttcaatgtatacccaaggtggagcaatcacagtgagtgtacgcgcctgatggtggattttctgcatcaggtggggcaggaagcgaagttgtgtgtgctgacgtacgtcctgcgccagattattctcatcgctcattcgagtagaaggaccgagtcgcttccctttggcctcctcatttgcaagattgcacatgagtttggctataggcttggagctgagaagccggttcctgttcgtcatatcaatctgaggactcttaagctgatggaggtcggttctggtcggcttgcctcagagggtgagactgagtctgagagcggtgatgaagagagttatgttgaaggtggtgcggagtctgagggaaaaatagagcaagacgaggaagagattgaggcacaggattcgagtgatagctctcctcctgtggcgccagagctggGCGCAGAGcggactgccagagatgcccgtcttacacggcttgaagaagggcaggctgctttacgccaggatatggttgatcttcgagcccttattaaacataagtttaagaaggtgactcggactctgaagtctatcctgtgttgcttgcaggataagggtgctccgcctccatctcctgataccaacttgtaacgccctgaaattcgggggtcgagcataactcagctcccgagttccaaaacatcacttatgcaacatatttaatgatggatgtatgttgactgtattagtgcataaaacatggaatagattaagccaaaacacagatatgattcagagataagtgaataaagcaagcggaagacttatagaaaagtatgtgtacaagtgtaaatccctgaaatacatatacaagccagatcgtatgaaagtgttatttaacaaaattataagtatcaagttacatcatttaaattctcaaaaataatcccagagatcccgcgcatcagaccgaggctcgctagaacccatctgaaaactgcatataggagaaagcagcctcatcatcatccatctcccgctctgcctcagaagtcgcatccacatctgcaacatcagaacctaagacagagtctggtgggtgtttaacaccgccccagaaacgtgggagtgagtgatcaactcagtggaacaataaggcactggttaacatgttatcagttcaatcaaacagtaatgataatgcaggacaattaaataaatcctaagtactcttgttaatgcaaggatgtatgcaatatgatgcgtgccctcatgcgtacaccctcagcgtcttcatcttacgttacgcatgacatcgcctcaaagtgcgccacatctacaaagcacatgcaaatgcggtgcatggatatgattaccaagttgttattagtccatttcacacagccggattgggaagctaagataccttcctcatgtcaccatccaaacagtgatccattctagggtcgtcaatcctagtcatctcatacgatcatacgtttggggtcgtagtaaagggctcgtcaccaatcaatgcacccctttcatgcctttactaccacaattcggctcgtcacctccttgcggtatccaggtatgctcgtggtcactacaaagggctcgtcaccaatcaatgtaggccgacagcacgaatatagtgtcccataccaccataatcggctcacgagtttagttgctcactggtcactacggggaggctcatcaccccagcgtaggccgacaactcgaccacggtgtcccataccaccatgtccggctcatgagtcttagtggatcaagtaccatagttaataggatttcactggtaagttcggtaccctagattcaaacagtagcgtccaatacatggtgaacatacatcggacaatcgggttacttgacgaactcgactagcacgagcgcacgttgaattgagcgacatagagtgcgcaaacactccgcgtggccaaaccactgccgacaactctaatacggctcgggttcgtctaatacatcctacgtggcgaaaacaatctcagccatgaacatagggtcaattaccgatttcctggactagtgcatagtcccacccaccttacactacaacagatattaatatggaatgtaaaacagtaatggaacaacaacttaaatcatggtacataagcacttgaggaatatcaacttaacataaatgtaagcataggagatgcttgaatttaaataacttggaatgtaacttgcataaaggaaatcatgcacatcaataggagtgttgagaatcacttctcaacacccacaattagtgtaataaattacactttagatcattcatgcatttctacaaacacttagcatacatggaacaacatacatgatgtatgttgaaatacatgcatttagacaattcctttttccaaggagttgtcatacatgcatctagcatacatacatgacaaataatcatggcaaacataagtgcatattttatacgtatacggtactttataaatacacatagaatatacaaatctcaatataacgcatgcatatcaggaaagcaatgtaaacacaacatttggcatgcgaaatctcatccataacaagaataaatcattcactgggattgaaagccttgaaaaccataacctatgcacttaaagtccgcaccttaagccagaaaagaaacaccgaactgatttaaacgagttgtcttcgtcaacggcgataggataccctaaaataatgatagaaataagatataacaacaccaagactaatctaagctctaacacaggttagggttagattaacttaccccaaaatgaactcagaatcgtcaaaagaacgattcaaagtgaaggttcaaagatgaagaagaacaaggaagaatccaagatgattcaccaacttatctctctcactttctctctcttttccactctctttccaagctagggttagagaaaattcgtatggaaaagagagctagggtttaaggactataaataggcctcagaatgatggaaataaccctagggataaggtatacttaggttataaccaaaacatgcctttctcgatccaacaaagcacttctggtgggcctataaccacgaaaggttggacttaagctccttgaccatagatctaggtcaagctgagttttcatacctaccggctcttcagatcagccgtggcggaccacactcaattcaacggtcacggaacactacaagaaataccacttttagcgatgaaaattttcgttgctaaaagtcagaTTTTTGTAGCCAAAaccatttagcgacgaaaattttcgtcaccaaCTTCGTCGCTACAAGACCAACGTGCATGCAATTTAACGGCGAAAAAATGAAATCGTCGCTAAAGAAAGACTTTtaatgacgaaaattttcgtcgctaaaaatctatgtacgagacttttagcagcgaaaattttcgctgctaaaaattcgctacttttagcagcgaaacttttcaTCGCCAAAAAACTATGAaaaatttttagcagcgaaaattttcccTGCTGAAAAAATTGCGTAagactttttagcagcgaaattTGTCGCTGCCAAAAGTTTCTGTTTTTAGcggcgaacattttcgtcgcaaaaaaatTATCCAagccttttagcagcgaaaattttcgctgctaaaatactgtacaagacttttagcagcgaaaattttcgctgctaaaaagtaTTTCTATTTTAATAACAAATTTTTTCGTTGCAAAGAAACTATACAAaactttttagcagcgaaaattttcgctgctaacaATTCGTTACTTtctagcaacgaatattttcgttgtaaaaaaaactgtacaagacttttagcagcgaaattttttgttgctaaaaattcgttcctttctagcgacgataattttcattaaaaaaaactgtacaagacttttagcagcgaaagttgtcgctgctaaaaattcgttcctTTCTGGCGACGCTAATTTTCGTTgcaaaaaaactgtacaagacttttagcagcgaaaattttcgctgctaaaagtatttCCATTTTttacgacgaatattttcatcgctaaaaaactttataagcctttttagcagcgaatattttcgctgctaaaaattacaatacttttagctacaaaatttttcgttgctaaaagtctgtttttttttttttaatatacctCTTAAAATTGCgctcaaaattcctgatatacacctgttaacaatatatttcatcatattcatcctgatatacacctattatacatatatttcatcatattcacattcacatccatctaattaaattaattcaaacccaaacataaactacattcatccaaacacaaacaatctaatCCGCACCACATTCATTCAAAActtaacataataaacaaatatatgAAAAAATCACACAGATGAAGGCGGAGGCGCTGGGGCATCAGTGGAAAAGCGTACAGCGATAACCTGAAACATATccatcatccgtcgctcatgttccacccgcatctccttcaTCCTcttctcttgctcctccctctgcctcgctagCTGAtcttccatcctcctctcctgctcctccctctgccttgcCAGCTGCTCCTCTATCTTCCTCTCATGCTCCTCCCTCTGTCTgtccagctgatctttgatgtcatcgacgacgacccgtaactgctgaacctctctctctgcagTATCAGTTCGGCGTACGGCGCTGTCGCCAACGATgatggatcggctggaggcagctTTAACgagtgccatgagcttggcaccatggccaaacccatgcacatatccagaacggatgccaagcacctgactcaggatctctggctcactccgctgagtaccatcgggagtgggctgactgcgtaaggtgttcatctcctcctgtaatgaaaacatatgaattttcataataaatgacattattataatttaatgcaaataaattttacaatgtaaggatctttacccaaatctcgctggctctaggatgtacccaagatcctgtcgactgccgacagtgagtccctttgtagaagtctactggtccgggctcctggccagtgacggaatctcgctgcgcaatcgaaaagacaatagacttaatataaatgcatgaaagaatatataaacataataattacctgtactttcttaccatgtcgtgacgaagtcgtacaaatgactttgaaccagctacgtggttcacttctaactttcctctattgtcagaatttattttgctcctcttctgaacacattattcgtaatacattgttattaattgcgaatttaattattacgttaagatatcataaatatgtaaatattacctgaaaagaatcagacgaaaacctatcgcagagtatccgccagtccccatcggtcacgtgcagcggtgcggactgtacggcctcctcgtggctcatgcacCGCTTGTATTGCCGGTGTAACTTACTGCggtaatccttgaaccgctccttcatcatgtcgtcgacggcatgagagatgtgcggaacactcaaatccaagtcaaatttatcctgcagttttgtaaataatagattaagataataaacttatttaaaaaataacttaactgtaaataaacttttataaaataaattttaatttaataaaatttacctgaaggcgctgacggatgagctgccgcacatcatctgtcacgtccccCCAACGGGGAGTGGTgggggggatcagagatcggcataagacaccgacctccgacgtaaacaacatggcattgttcccaacaggtctaatgcagtcctgtgggaactctaccgtcaccctaccctcacgcgtaagtcgctGTAAAATcaacccacgcgtgggtccacgtcctcgtcggctggtcgacgacgctgttgcaaaagaaatatgtaagtttaaacataaacagaaatcattaaaataaatgtatatctagacttacatgcagtgcctaGTGTATGCGGGACCgagggatcagacgcctgcgatgcaacatgtgacggcgatgCTGGCTCCGTCACTTCAcgagtagaaggggtagatcctgTGCGCGAACGACgtactctcccacctggtgccatcactgaatatgtgcgagctacgaacttataaatttaaacaatgtcaatacaagtggaatatactaaaacattatacaagtagtgttgatggtacaatgcatgtgtttatgcttagagagatgattaaaatatgattagaccattacactataatgcaagcagaatataataaaactgtaaactttaatttataatcattggagccattatacattgtcattctatattaaatacacatatttcgctGTAATACAaaacaactttgaggtaaactatctgaagtactccctgcgtaagctatcgtatacttcagaagcatatgtcatttcgtgcgaagcactcgacatatttatagccaacatgccagtcacaataggagatatctggtctcttgggactccattcagatgtgcaagtgacagaatcgcatcttccatatctcgtttcccgcggttatatatctccatcagctctggaatttctttgagatagcataatctttcctctgagtcatcgtcgatatattccactctacactcatcgaccagaccgggtatctctatggccctaccagaagaagataggaccgaaacatccatctgcaacagctgatgaagtatgttgcgtgattctgctacgctccggtttaaggaggacatgatcagaaattgactcaactgcaaatgtagattataaacaagtcaataaaaagaattactcataacttgtaattttcacgtatacatggaatacataaattattcgaattgaaaaatgacatgaaatcatgtgtacatttaataatcgtcatctgtatcactatcgcttagagctatttcttcaccatcactatcaccgatcagtatttcatcctcattgtccgtaatgtcgtcatcaatgaaaccgctatcatctgtaacaatatcacgtattattgaggcatcaacatgatcaggtggcacatcatctctatttaattgcaccacatcaatatcaacacttgaatcagtccctgtatccctagatgtcatgtcttcttgatatgcttcttcAACCATAAACGTGTCATTTCTCctgtcctcgctatcttcaacttctggtatgggaacgtcaaatacgttcctgggctttattttctacaccacgtgccaagagccgcctaacttggtatcagcgagataaaatacttgttcggcttggctggcgaggacaaatgggtcgtccttaaaccacttccgagataaatttacgctcgtaaagtagttgtcagtctgtattcccaacttcttatttccaatgtcccaccaatcacatttaaataagtacactcgctttctcatacaataactcagctcgaTAATATttgtcaaaatgccataaaactcaatttcatcctcctcatttgttcccttcacaaccaccccactattttgtgtggtcctgtacttctcacgttcttcgaTGTGGAATCGAAtcccatttacaatacaacctgtatatctagatacacgtctatcagggccacatgccagtgagtataacgcatcagacgcatccgcagAGTTACTTGTGCGCaacatcttcatctattatcatgtacagaatataattgtttagggattttcatacgttgaaataatgtgcaatacaacgaaaatgctaagtgtggtgaaatacaatgtgaaatcttacacggtTGGCGAACCATTCTGAAAAATGAtcttgatgcattcgatcataatttgtgggaaatttggacttcatctcgtctatgtgtttgctacacataaatggcacgtcatcagcaagaaacattaagatcatcgtatgtagagaaaataataatcgagagaagacttactccaagtacgactctatttcttcacaattatgcaacacataccaccgcgcctttgctagatccccaaggtccatatcctgaaacgtcggggatcctaaaggacgaacgttatgtgcaaatacagatatgggtccttgttcatgctcctacccttcatcggcattccgatcttctcggttgaatctagtctctatgccacgaagatacatggagcaaaatgtaaggcactcattatcaatgtacgcttcagctatcgacccctccggtcgtgccttattcctcacaaattgtttcagtgtgtgaaggtatctatacACAAAACCATTATGTTATACGTATGATAACATGGATATGTAGTTTATTgcatgaataaaaattttaagatattggtaccacctttcaattggatacatccaacgatattgtactgggcctgcaagcttcgcgtcgtgcggtaagtgaatcgctaggtgtaccatgacatcaaaaaatgcaggtggaaatattctttcaagtttgcaaaggattacagCAATGTCTCTCTCAagtcgtttaataacatctacattcaacgatctcgaacacaaatccttaaagaatattccCAACTCAATCAGtaccgcactgatatccttgctcaagaatccacgaatcgcaactggcagtaggcgttgcagaaggacgtgacaatcatgacttttcattcctgttaccttacagtccgtaacgtttacgctccgagatatg containing:
- the LOC131238953 gene encoding uncharacterized protein LOC131238953, which translates into the protein MLFTSEVGVLCRSLIPPTTPRWGDVTDDVRQLIRQRLQDKFDLDLSVPHISHAVDDMMKERFKDYRSKLHRQYKRCMSHEEAVQSAPLHVTDGDWRILCDRFSSDSFQKRSKINSDNRGKLEVNHVAGSKSFVRLRHDMRDSVTGQEPGPVDFYKGTHCRQSTGSWVHPRASEIWEEMNTLRSQPTPDGTQRSEPEILSQVLGIRSGYVHGFGHGAKLMALVKAASSRSIIVGDSAVRRTDTAEREVQQLRVVVDDIKDQLDRQREEHERKIEEQLARQREEQERRMEDQLARQREEQEKRMKEMRVEHERRMMDMFQVIAVRFSTDAPAPPPSSV